A genomic segment from Modestobacter roseus encodes:
- a CDS encoding aldo/keto reductase, giving the protein MTTATTPTPTFDLGGDLTVHRLGYGAMQLTGDGVWGEPADRANAVRVVQAAVEQGVDFIDTADSYGPVVSEQIIADALHPYADGLVVATKAGLTRTGPGEWIPVGRPAYLKQQVELSLRNLKVDRIDLIQLHRIDSEVPLADQLGAFAELKEQGKVRHVGVSEVSVDELKAAREITEIVSVQNLYNLTNRQSQDVLDYATAEGIAFIPWFPIATGDLAKPDSPVAAVAKELDASPSQVALAWLLAKSPVILPIPGTKSLDHLAENLGAAQLTLTDDEIARLDAIA; this is encoded by the coding sequence ATGACCACCGCCACCACCCCCACGCCCACCTTCGACCTCGGCGGGGACCTCACCGTCCACCGCCTCGGCTACGGCGCCATGCAGCTCACCGGCGACGGCGTCTGGGGCGAGCCGGCCGACCGGGCCAACGCCGTCCGCGTCGTGCAGGCCGCCGTCGAGCAGGGCGTCGACTTCATCGACACCGCCGACTCCTACGGCCCGGTGGTCAGCGAGCAGATCATCGCCGACGCGCTGCACCCCTACGCCGACGGCCTGGTCGTGGCCACCAAGGCCGGCCTGACCCGCACGGGCCCCGGCGAGTGGATCCCGGTCGGCCGCCCGGCCTACCTCAAGCAGCAGGTCGAGCTCTCCCTGCGCAACCTCAAGGTCGACCGGATCGACCTCATCCAGCTGCACCGCATCGACTCCGAGGTGCCGCTGGCCGACCAGCTCGGCGCCTTCGCCGAGCTCAAGGAGCAGGGCAAGGTCCGGCACGTCGGCGTCTCCGAGGTCTCCGTCGACGAGCTCAAGGCCGCCCGCGAGATCACCGAGATCGTCAGCGTGCAGAACCTGTACAACCTGACCAACCGGCAGAGCCAGGACGTGCTCGACTACGCCACCGCCGAGGGCATCGCCTTCATCCCGTGGTTCCCCATCGCCACCGGTGACCTGGCCAAGCCCGACAGCCCGGTGGCCGCGGTGGCGAAGGAGCTGGACGCCAGCCCGTCCCAGGTCGCGCTGGCCTGGCTGCTGGCGAAGTCGCCGGTCATCCTGCCGATCCCGGGCACCAAGTCGCTGGACCACCTGGCCGAGAACCTCGGTGCGGCCCAGCTGACGCTGACCGACGACGAGATCGCCCGCCTCGACGCGATCGCATAG
- a CDS encoding NAD-dependent epimerase/dehydratase family protein, producing MAELPSGHLSGMTVAVTGASGNVGTALLRALADAGVAEVRGLARRRPPETEPYAGVRWYTADLGEAASEPVLDEFLAGADAVVHSAWALIPDREPDLLHRVNVEGTRRVLAAAGRAGVAHVVALSSIGTYAAGPQVDPVGEDWPTTGIPSSQYSRQKSAVEQLLRDHDAAHPEVTVSPIRPTLVLQPDAASEIGRYFLGPLLFPVARAVPGPVAKVLPLPLPGSLHLGFVHAGDVADLITRVLDRRAAGAFNVTAPPHFDADGLARAVGSRRVPVPAAVLRAGMQAAFTARVLQIEPGWLDLGIGVPPMDTTKARTQLGWRAKHNGGDLLREFVAALGAGGGHTGPLLHPGTGPEHTPA from the coding sequence ATGGCTGAGCTCCCCAGCGGACACCTGTCGGGCATGACCGTGGCGGTCACCGGCGCCTCCGGCAACGTCGGGACGGCGCTGCTGCGCGCCCTGGCCGACGCCGGGGTCGCCGAGGTGCGCGGGCTGGCCCGCCGCCGGCCACCGGAGACCGAGCCCTACGCGGGGGTGCGCTGGTACACCGCCGATCTGGGCGAGGCGGCCAGCGAGCCGGTGCTCGACGAGTTCCTCGCCGGCGCCGACGCCGTCGTCCACTCGGCCTGGGCGCTGATCCCTGACCGGGAGCCGGATCTGCTGCACCGGGTGAACGTCGAGGGCACCCGCCGGGTGCTGGCCGCCGCCGGCCGGGCCGGGGTGGCGCACGTGGTGGCGCTGTCCTCGATCGGCACCTATGCCGCCGGCCCGCAGGTGGACCCGGTCGGCGAGGACTGGCCGACCACCGGCATCCCCAGCTCGCAGTACAGCCGGCAGAAGTCCGCCGTCGAGCAGCTGCTGCGCGACCACGACGCCGCGCACCCCGAGGTGACGGTCTCGCCGATCCGGCCGACGCTGGTGCTGCAGCCCGACGCCGCCAGTGAGATCGGGCGCTACTTCCTCGGGCCGCTGCTCTTCCCCGTCGCCCGGGCGGTCCCGGGGCCGGTCGCGAAGGTGCTGCCGCTGCCGCTGCCCGGGTCGCTGCACCTGGGGTTCGTGCACGCCGGCGACGTCGCCGACCTGATCACCCGGGTGCTGGACCGGCGGGCAGCGGGGGCGTTCAACGTGACCGCCCCGCCGCACTTCGACGCCGACGGGCTGGCCCGGGCCGTGGGCAGCCGGCGGGTGCCGGTGCCGGCCGCGGTGCTGCGGGCCGGCATGCAGGCCGCGTTCACCGCCCGGGTGCTGCAGATCGAGCCGGGCTGGCTCGACCTCGGCATCGGGGTGCCGCCGATGGACACCACGAAGGCGCGCACCCAGCTGGGGTGGCGGGCGAAGCACAACGGCGGGGACCTGCTGCGCGAGTTCGTGGCGGCGCTGGGCGCGGGCGGCGGCCACACCGGCCCGCTGCTGCACCCGGGCACCGGCCCCGAGCACACCCCCGCCTAG
- a CDS encoding CynX/NimT family MFS transporter, translating into MQRTRGARTPALPALLLVGVLLVALNMRGPLVAVAPVVELVRDDLGVGAGTIGLLTSIPVLCFGLAAPFASLLIARTGVHRAVVASMAGVLAGTLLRSLGTEEAAIAGTVVIGLGITVGNIVVPVVIGRDFPGATNVVTAAYTATMNLGSTFTSALTAPLAAVVGWQLALASWGLMTVVAATVWTAALRRHVARAAAAGTTPPPPPAPVPGRSVWRRPVAWGLTAAFAGQSFAFYGTTAWLAVLLADEQGLSLEAAGVGSSLFQVLAVAGAFAIPALVSWWQRPYAVLLAVMALWFTLPVGLLAAPSLWVLWCSLAGVAQGGGITVIFIAIVRRSQGQTESRQLSAMVQGCGYSVGATGPLVVGAVHDATGGWTAPLLVILAAMTVMAVAGTASVGGRTPPVRREPGQVPAEEVQRG; encoded by the coding sequence GTGCAACGAACACGGGGCGCACGGACGCCGGCACTGCCGGCCCTGCTGCTGGTCGGGGTGCTGCTGGTCGCGCTGAACATGCGCGGGCCGCTGGTGGCGGTGGCCCCCGTGGTGGAGCTGGTGCGGGACGACCTCGGCGTCGGGGCCGGCACGATCGGCCTGCTGACCAGCATCCCGGTGCTCTGCTTCGGGCTCGCGGCCCCGTTCGCCTCGCTGCTGATCGCCCGGACCGGGGTGCACCGAGCGGTCGTCGCGTCGATGGCCGGGGTGCTGGCCGGGACGCTGCTGCGCTCGCTGGGCACCGAGGAGGCCGCGATCGCCGGCACCGTGGTCATCGGCCTGGGCATCACGGTGGGCAACATCGTCGTCCCCGTGGTGATCGGCCGGGACTTCCCGGGCGCGACGAACGTGGTCACCGCGGCCTACACCGCGACGATGAACCTGGGCTCCACCTTCACCTCCGCGCTGACCGCCCCACTGGCCGCCGTGGTCGGCTGGCAGCTGGCGCTGGCCTCGTGGGGGCTGATGACGGTGGTCGCCGCCACCGTGTGGACCGCAGCGCTGCGCCGGCACGTGGCCCGCGCCGCCGCGGCCGGCACCACCCCACCCCCTCCCCCGGCACCGGTGCCCGGCCGGTCGGTGTGGCGCCGGCCGGTCGCCTGGGGGCTCACCGCCGCCTTCGCCGGGCAGTCCTTCGCGTTCTACGGGACGACGGCCTGGCTGGCCGTGCTGCTGGCCGACGAGCAGGGCCTGTCCCTGGAGGCCGCCGGGGTGGGCTCCTCGCTGTTCCAGGTGCTCGCCGTCGCGGGCGCCTTCGCGATCCCCGCGCTGGTCTCCTGGTGGCAGCGCCCGTACGCGGTGCTGCTGGCGGTGATGGCGCTGTGGTTCACGCTGCCGGTGGGCCTGCTCGCCGCACCGTCGCTGTGGGTGCTGTGGTGCTCGCTGGCCGGCGTGGCGCAGGGCGGCGGGATCACGGTGATCTTCATCGCGATCGTCCGGCGGTCCCAGGGGCAGACGGAGAGCCGGCAGCTGTCGGCGATGGTGCAGGGGTGCGGCTACTCGGTGGGGGCGACCGGCCCCCTGGTCGTGGGGGCAGTGCACGATGCCACCGGTGGTTGGACAGCGCCCCTGCTGGTCATCCTGGCCGCGATGACCGTGATGGCCGTCGCCGGCACCGCATCCGTGGGCGGCCGGACGCCGCCCGTTCGACGTGAGCCGGGCCAGGTCCCGGCGGAGGAGGTCCAGCGTGGGTGA
- a CDS encoding EAL domain-containing protein, whose product MNGGGDAVRPSWATPQRARRLLLASTLDHVLPSIARVANAMGLTVGTAPGLLDVVDHQGGRRIDRLLERLARELTGAETESVRVTTDPPADGVSLATRLLTAPTLAVELARRGVTVEMSLLTEAELWPVYQPIMSLTSGGMVGHEALLRGRVDGREVGGGDLFFLAQRAGWLSRLDRLAREAAIAGAAHWLGGADLYVNSDPAAVHRPSVCLAGTERAVHEAGIDPRQVVFEVVASHAVTDREHLLSVLEHHRSLGWRVALDDVGVGWSSLELVSVVRPDVVKLSKALVCRLGEPGPNAIARALCELAHLQGGVVVAEGVEHERMADQARAVGADLGQGWLFGRPVRPEPESEPELVLA is encoded by the coding sequence GTGAACGGGGGAGGGGACGCGGTGCGACCGTCGTGGGCGACGCCGCAGCGGGCCCGCCGGCTGCTGCTGGCCAGCACGCTGGACCACGTGCTGCCCAGCATCGCGCGGGTGGCCAACGCCATGGGGCTGACCGTGGGCACCGCCCCCGGCCTGCTCGACGTCGTCGACCACCAGGGCGGACGGCGGATCGACCGGCTGCTGGAGCGGCTGGCCCGGGAGCTGACCGGCGCGGAGACCGAGTCGGTCCGGGTCACCACCGACCCGCCGGCCGACGGGGTGTCCCTGGCCACCCGGCTGCTCACCGCTCCGACGCTCGCCGTCGAGCTGGCCCGCCGTGGCGTCACCGTCGAGATGTCCCTGCTCACCGAGGCCGAGCTGTGGCCGGTCTACCAGCCGATCATGTCGCTGACCTCCGGCGGCATGGTCGGGCACGAGGCACTGCTGCGCGGCCGGGTCGACGGCCGTGAGGTCGGCGGCGGGGACCTGTTCTTCCTCGCCCAGCGGGCCGGCTGGCTCTCCCGCCTGGACCGCCTGGCCCGGGAGGCCGCGATCGCCGGTGCCGCGCACTGGCTGGGTGGCGCCGACCTCTACGTGAACTCCGACCCGGCGGCGGTCCACCGCCCCTCGGTCTGCCTCGCCGGCACCGAGCGGGCCGTGCACGAGGCCGGCATCGACCCCCGGCAGGTCGTCTTCGAGGTGGTCGCCTCGCACGCGGTCACCGACCGCGAGCACCTGCTCTCCGTGCTGGAGCACCACCGCTCGCTGGGCTGGCGGGTCGCCCTCGACGACGTCGGGGTGGGCTGGTCGAGCCTGGAGCTGGTCTCCGTGGTCCGCCCGGACGTGGTCAAGCTGAGCAAGGCGCTGGTCTGCCGGCTGGGCGAACCCGGGCCGAACGCCATCGCCCGCGCGCTGTGCGAGCTCGCCCACCTGCAGGGCGGCGTCGTCGTCGCCGAGGGGGTGGAGCACGAGCGGATGGCCGACCAGGCCCGCGCCGTCGGCGCCGACCTCGGTCAGGGCTGGCTGTTCGGGCGCCCGGTGCGCCCCGAGCCGGAGAGCGAACCCGAGCTCGTCCTCGCCTAG
- a CDS encoding histidine phosphatase family protein codes for MGEIVVVRHGATEWSRSGQHTGLTDLPLLPDGEDDGRRLRSVLGGRDITHAFVSPLVRARRTAELAGLFDDGIETVLEPDLVEVDYGRWEGLTTPEISEQTGHDWSLWHDGTEPGDTPGETLVQVGERVDRVLAQARPLLDGGDVALVAHGHVLRVLTARWLGFEPDKGALFPLATGRYGILGHDHEWPALTGWNTGCP; via the coding sequence GTGGGTGAGATCGTCGTCGTCCGGCACGGAGCGACCGAGTGGAGCCGCAGCGGCCAGCACACCGGGCTGACCGACCTGCCCCTGCTGCCCGACGGGGAGGACGACGGCCGGCGCCTGCGGTCCGTGCTGGGCGGCCGGGACATCACGCACGCCTTCGTCAGCCCGCTGGTCCGGGCCCGGCGCACGGCAGAGCTGGCCGGGTTGTTCGACGACGGCATCGAGACGGTGCTCGAGCCGGACCTCGTCGAGGTCGACTACGGCCGGTGGGAGGGGCTGACCACCCCGGAGATCAGCGAGCAGACCGGGCACGACTGGTCGCTGTGGCACGACGGCACCGAGCCCGGCGACACCCCCGGGGAGACCCTGGTGCAGGTGGGCGAGCGGGTCGACCGGGTGCTGGCGCAGGCGCGGCCGCTGCTGGACGGCGGTGACGTCGCCCTGGTCGCGCACGGGCACGTGCTGCGGGTGCTGACCGCACGCTGGCTGGGGTTCGAGCCGGACAAGGGCGCGCTGTTCCCGCTGGCCACCGGCCGCTACGGCATCCTCGGCCACGACCACGAGTGGCCCGCGCTGACCGGCTGGAACACCGGCTGCCCCTGA